The Ictalurus punctatus breed USDA103 chromosome 17, Coco_2.0, whole genome shotgun sequence sequence TACACCTGCATCTCCACAAGCTGTAAAAATGCCACCTCAAGCTCCTCAGCTTTTTGGGAAGCCCACTTTACAGCCACAGATGCCTGGCCAGGTTGTGAAATGCCAAGTGCAAGACTATGAAAGGGttccctgtggagaacctggcATCAACAGTGATCAGTGCACCACTATAAACTGCTGTTTTGATGGCCAACAGTGCTATTATGGGAAAATGGGTAAGATTGGTGTTCTATCTGATCTTTGATTGTGATAAAAATTGTTAACTGattattttctcttcttttgGTATTGTCAGTGACTGTCCAGTGTACCCTTGATGGCCAGTTTGTGCTGGTGGTGGCCAGAGATGCAACAGTTCCCAGGATAAGCCTGGAGTCCATCAGCATGTTGGGAGGAAACACTGGACCCTGTAGTCCTGTTGACTCGAATACAGCCTTTGCTATATACCAGTTTCCTGTAACTGCTTGTGGGACGACCATGATGGTTTGTGTCTAATTGTTCCCAAATATCTGGTGTTAATTTTTATGCTGTTTGGAAAGCATGCTCTCCACTATTCCACTCTGTCCAGGTACAAGGTGGCTATGTGGTCTATGAAAACAGGATGCTCTCTTCCTATGAAGTTGGAGTTGGACCCCGAGGGGCAATCACCAGAGACACTCACTATGAGTAAGATAACTAAAGCTAATGGCAGGTGTTTCTCTAAGGCTTTTACTGATCTATTGTTTCCATTGTAGGCTTTACTTCCAGTGTAAATATTCAGGTGTTAGCTTAGCCACTCTGGCTATTGACCCTTCAGCCAATGCTGATCCTCCTTCCATTGTTGCTTCTGGACCACTCCAAGTAGAACTAAGACTAGGAAATGGTCACTGTGTTGCCAAGGGATGTGCAGAAGGTGAGAAACTTCTGTCTGGCTATTGGCATGCAGTCTGAACTGTGAATGGTTTCAACAGGATTTGATTCCCCCCTCTGCCACCCAACAGATGAAGTAGCCTATACCTCATATTACAGTGCTGCTGATTACCCTGTGACTAAGGTTCTGAGGGAACCGGTGTATGTTGAAGTGCACATTGTGGGAAGAACTGATCCAAATATTGTCCTGGTTTTGGGAGGCTGCTGGGCGACTGCTTCCCCTAACCCCTACAGCCTTCCCCAGTGGGACCTTCTGGTGAATGGGTAAGCTCTTCACAGGTCTTCTGCTTGTGTAATCCAGTGACCGTATTGGACAGGAAGTGATGACCTTGTTTTCCAAAGGTGTCCATACAAGGATGACCGCTATTTGACCAAGCTGATGCCAGTTAA is a genomic window containing:
- the LOC108278044 gene encoding zona pellucida sperm-binding protein 4 isoform X2 codes for the protein MTVQCTLDGQFVLVVARDATVPRISLESISMLGGNTGPCSPVDSNTAFAIYQFPVTACGTTMMVQGGYVVYENRMLSSYEVGVGPRGAITRDTHYELYFQCKYSGVSLATLAIDPSANADPPSIVASGPLQVELRLGNGHCVAKGCAEDEVAYTSYYSAADYPVTKVLREPVYVEVHIVGRTDPNIVLVLGGCWATASPNPYSLPQWDLLVNGCPYKDDRYLTKLMPVNGMSGLAYPTHYRRFVLKMFTFVDPDSMAPMHETLYIHCSTAVCLPTAQDSCEPTCARRRRDAAAEDSPHTSGVVSSGGVIFTQSSSPQFV
- the LOC108278044 gene encoding zona pellucida sperm-binding protein 4 isoform X1, coding for MANTRVSLALVRIFLIFIYVSSTPASPQAVKMPPQAPQLFGKPTLQPQMPGQVVKCQVQDYERVPCGEPGINSDQCTTINCCFDGQQCYYGKMVTVQCTLDGQFVLVVARDATVPRISLESISMLGGNTGPCSPVDSNTAFAIYQFPVTACGTTMMVQGGYVVYENRMLSSYEVGVGPRGAITRDTHYELYFQCKYSGVSLATLAIDPSANADPPSIVASGPLQVELRLGNGHCVAKGCAEDEVAYTSYYSAADYPVTKVLREPVYVEVHIVGRTDPNIVLVLGGCWATASPNPYSLPQWDLLVNGCPYKDDRYLTKLMPVNGMSGLAYPTHYRRFVLKMFTFVDPDSMAPMHETLYIHCSTAVCLPTAQDSCEPTCARRRRDAAAEDSPHTSGVVSSGGVIFTQSSSPQFV